GTCGCTGCGCCATCCCGCGCGAAAATGTTCCGACCCGAACCTCGGCCACTTCGAAGAGCCCCTCGGCTTCGAGCAGGGCATCCGCGCGCTCCCGCGCCCCGGTGACTCCATAGAGTTTCGCCGCAAACAGCAGATTCTCTCGGGCGCTCAATTCCGAATAGAGCAGCGTCGCGTGCCCGACATAACCGATGACCGACCGCGCCTTGCGGGGCTCGACTTCATTCCCCGTGCTTTCGACGAGTTTGACTTCGCCGCCGCTGGGCCGGGACAGCCCGGCGAGTATGCGCAGCAGCGTGGTCTTGCCCGCGCCATTGGGTCCGAGAATGGCGTGAATGGTTCCGCGACCCACTTCGAGATCGACTCCGCGCAAAGCGGCCAGGGCACCGAAGCGCTTGACCAATCCTCGGGCGCGTAGCGCCGCTTCGCTCACCCGTTTGCTTTCACGGCAGCTTCCGCCCCGCCGTCGGTGTCTCGAGAAGCCCCGCACTTCGGGCAGAACTTCCAGCCGATGTTCAGCGTGCTGCCACAGTGTTGGCAACTCTCGCTGTGCGCGGGTTCGGCCGGATCTCGCGTACTGCTCGATTGGGGAGCCGTCGTCCCGGCAGCCGGGGCCGATTGCTTCGCGTCGCGTTCCTGTTGCAGCAACTCGAGCGCGCGCGCGCGCAGTTCGCTGCGCATGGTCTGGTATGAGGCCTCTTCGATCTTCGAGGTTTCGAAGTCGTGTTCCAGGTCGCGAATCGCTCCGTAGATCAGGTCGCGTTCAGTGCGAATCTGCGCTCGTTCATACTGGTCGGCACGTGATCGTCTACCCTGGACCAGGGGCGACACGATGAACCAGACGCCGAGAGCGGCCAGGGCGCTGGTGGCCAACAGGTTGGTATTGCGACCCCCGGAACCGCGATTGATCAATTCCATGTCGAGCGACACGACTTCACCCTCATCGATCGAGAACGCTTCCCGGTGTAAGTAGATCCGCGTGCCCTGGCGAAACGGGCGAAGTCGATGAAGGCGTTCAGTCTTGACGACGATTCCGGTATCCGCGATCAGCACGTTCAATACTTTGACGGCGCCCGGCAGACGTATGTCGATCCGTGGCTTGCCGTCGACGACCGGCAGACGGTAGGAAAACCCCAATCGCGCTTCACCTGGAGACAACGGGCCGATCAATCCTAGACCGCCGGGAATGGGCAGCAAACCCAGGTTTTGCGCTTCTTCGCTGTAGCCGCGCAATTCGGCGTTGGGGGGCAACGCAAAGCTGAGCAACGGAGCTTCTATGCTGCCGGTGAGGTGAGCGCCGGGTGCCACCTCGAGATGAAGTTCGAAATTGACCTGCAGGAAGGTGTCGTCGGCGTCCAACCAGTAGTCGGCGCGGGGAAATGAAATCGCGCTTCGGTCGTTTGACATGTTCGGCAGCGATACGGCCACTGCGAAGCTGCTGCCCGCCGAGACCGGTCCGAGGGAGAGCGCGTGAAAGGACCGTTCGCCCAGGGTTACATCCGCACCGGTCGCAACCCCTGGGATCGTTAGCGTCGGGCCGTCGGGCGGGTACAAGATACTCGCGCGGCGACTCCCCGAATCGAGTTTCCAGCGGAGCTTCATCTCCTCCCCCGCATCTCGCACGATGGGGACCAGATAGCGAAAGCGCAGCTCGAGTCCGTCGGCGTAGATCGGGCCCCAGAAGATCAACTCGTCAGCGTGCAACTCGTAGCCGTCGGCGACTCCGCTGAGGCTGGTGTCGATTTGTTCCGCGCCCGCCGGAAGTGTGACGCGAAACGGCGGTTGCTTGCCGCTGCGGTTTTCGGGCGCGACAAAGATCACCTCGTCGCCAGAATTTTCGAGTTGGTGAACTTCTTCGATTCCGAGACTCGCACCGATCCACTCGACTCGCAGGGACGATTCTCCGACGGAGACTCGCGAGGAATCATCGCTCGGTTCGTCGACGTCGATCACCAGGACAATTTCGTTCTGGCCGGGGTCGAACGCGACCCGCTTGCCGTAGGGAATGCCGCCATAGTTGGCGCCCACCAGGTAGGTGATCCCCGATGCACTCGATAGATCGGCAAAGCTGAACGTCCCAGAACGATCCGTCAGGGTGGTGCGTATCCCCGGACTGCCGTCTGCGGCGAGGGAGTAGAGCACGATGGTAGAACCCTCGGTCTTCTCGTTGCCGCCGGGATGCAGCAACTGGCCGTAGATCACCGCGGTTCCGGGCGGGACGTCGGAGACCCCGCTCGCATTGCCGAGAGACTCATGCGGAGCCTGGGCCGCACTGGTACCGACCCAAATGATCGGAACAAGGAGCAGCACCAGCGGCGACACCAGCACCAACAACGAGGCTCTGCAGTGACGAACGGACCGGTTGCCCGTGGCTGGGTTTCGCAAACTCAGGGCTGTTTCCCCGGACGGATGATCTCAGGATGGGGCCACATAATGGCGATCGATCCCGCGATCGCAATCGCGGCCCCGATCCACAACCAGTTGACCAGTGGGTTGCGATGAATCTTGAAGGTCGCCGAACCGTCGGGTTCGACTTCGTTGAGCACCAGATAAAGATCTTCGAGCCAGGTCGAATAGATGGCGGGAAGCGAGGAGGGCTGCTGTTCGAGCCAGTACAGCCGCTTCTCCGGCAGCATCGTCGCCACGGGTTTGCCCCGGTGATAGAGCGCGACCCGGGCGGTGGCCCCTCCGTAGTTCTGTTCCAGGATGGCGTTGGCCGTGAGGTAGCGAAGTTCGAACTGGTCGAGTTTGACCGACTCCCCGGGTTTGAGGTTTTCGAGGCGCTCCTGGTTGAACGCCGCGCCCGAGACCGCAATGAACATCAACACGATGCCCAGATGCACGATGTAGCCGCCGTAGCGTCGCTGGTTTCGCTGCAACAAGGTAAAGAACGCCCGTACGGGGTTCTCTCCCCGCTTTCGCATGCGAGCGCCGATCGCGCGGTGGTACTCCTGGGTGATTGTCGCGATGACAAACGCGGAGAGGGTCCAACAACCGATCGCCCAGACCGTCGCAGTGCTCCAGAACGTCGCCGCCAGGACCACGCCGACCACCACGCCGAACACCGCCGGGCCGACGAACTGGCGGCGGACACTGGCGACGGTGGCCCGTCGCCAGGCAATCAAGGGACCCACTCCCGTCAGGAAGAGCAGGAACAGGGTGAGCCAGCCTTCGAGAGAATTGAAGAACGCCGGACCGACGGTGGTCCGGTTGCCGCTCAGGGCTTCGGAAATCACCGGCAGCAGCGTGCCCCAGAATACGACGACGAGAATGGCCATGAACACCCAATTGTTCATCATGAAGCCCGCTTCGCGGGAGACCATCGACTCGAGTTTGTGTTGGCTCTTGAGTTGGGGTAGACGGTACAAGAGCATGCCGAAATAGAGCGTCGCCGTGACCACGACGAAGGAGAAGAAGATTGGCGTGAACAGACCGTTGTTCGTGAAGGCGTGAACCGACTGCACGATCCCACTTCGCGTCAGGAAGGTGCCGAACACGCAAAGCAGGTAGGTGATTCCGATCAACACCAGGTTCCAGGTCTTCAGCATGTCGCGCTTTTCCTGGATCATCACCGAATGCAGATAGGCGGTGCCGGCGAGCCAGGGCATCAAGGCTGCGTTCTCGACCGGATCCCAGCCCCAGTACCCGCCCCAGCCGAGGATCTCGTAGGCCCAACGACCCCCGAGAACCAGGCCACCGCCCAGGCATGTCCAGGCGAACAGGGTCCAACGGCGCGTCGTCTGAAACCATTGGGTGCCGAGTTCCCCGGTCACGAGATTTGCAAACGCGAAGGCGTAGGGGACGATGAAACCGGTGAAGCCCGCGTAGAGGACCACCGGGTGAATCGACATCAGCGGATGCTGGAGCAGCGGGTTCAGGCCATTGCCGTCCGAGCGCACATCGAGGGGGCCTACGCGATCAAAGGGCAGGGAGACGAAGCTGCATAGGCTCAAAAAGAAAATCAGATTGACCAGGATGCACATCACCACCCAGGGCATCAGGGTTCGATTGTCGTGCCGGTTCAAGAACACCGCCGCCGCGCCGTAGAGTGCGACCATCCAACCCCAGAGCAGCAGCGATCCGGCTTGCCCACCCCAGAGCGCCGCCAAACGAGAATTCAGTGACATCGCCCGGGCGGAGTGTTGGGCGACG
This portion of the Myxococcales bacterium genome encodes:
- a CDS encoding zinc ribbon domain-containing protein, which gives rise to MVLVSPLVLLLVPIIWVGTSAAQAPHESLGNASGVSDVPPGTAVIYGQLLHPGGNEKTEGSTIVLYSLAADGSPGIRTTLTDRSGTFSFADLSSASGITYLVGANYGGIPYGKRVAFDPGQNEIVLVIDVDEPSDDSSRVSVGESSLRVEWIGASLGIEEVHQLENSGDEVIFVAPENRSGKQPPFRVTLPAGAEQIDTSLSGVADGYELHADELIFWGPIYADGLELRFRYLVPIVRDAGEEMKLRWKLDSGSRRASILYPPDGPTLTIPGVATGADVTLGERSFHALSLGPVSAGSSFAVAVSLPNMSNDRSAISFPRADYWLDADDTFLQVNFELHLEVAPGAHLTGSIEAPLLSFALPPNAELRGYSEEAQNLGLLPIPGGLGLIGPLSPGEARLGFSYRLPVVDGKPRIDIRLPGAVKVLNVLIADTGIVVKTERLHRLRPFRQGTRIYLHREAFSIDEGEVVSLDMELINRGSGGRNTNLLATSALAALGVWFIVSPLVQGRRSRADQYERAQIRTERDLIYGAIRDLEHDFETSKIEEASYQTMRSELRARALELLQQERDAKQSAPAAGTTAPQSSSTRDPAEPAHSESCQHCGSTLNIGWKFCPKCGASRDTDGGAEAAVKANG
- a CDS encoding heme lyase CcmF/NrfE family subunit, encoding MADIGQQALTFGWLIAILGCIVSVAAGLNKRDEWTQVAERSLYVVFGAITVAMLALFYALATNDFSLAYVAQHSARAMSLNSRLAALWGGQAGSLLLWGWMVALYGAAAVFLNRHDNRTLMPWVVMCILVNLIFFLSLCSFVSLPFDRVGPLDVRSDGNGLNPLLQHPLMSIHPVVLYAGFTGFIVPYAFAFANLVTGELGTQWFQTTRRWTLFAWTCLGGGLVLGGRWAYEILGWGGYWGWDPVENAALMPWLAGTAYLHSVMIQEKRDMLKTWNLVLIGITYLLCVFGTFLTRSGIVQSVHAFTNNGLFTPIFFSFVVVTATLYFGMLLYRLPQLKSQHKLESMVSREAGFMMNNWVFMAILVVVFWGTLLPVISEALSGNRTTVGPAFFNSLEGWLTLFLLFLTGVGPLIAWRRATVASVRRQFVGPAVFGVVVGVVLAATFWSTATVWAIGCWTLSAFVIATITQEYHRAIGARMRKRGENPVRAFFTLLQRNQRRYGGYIVHLGIVLMFIAVSGAAFNQERLENLKPGESVKLDQFELRYLTANAILEQNYGGATARVALYHRGKPVATMLPEKRLYWLEQQPSSLPAIYSTWLEDLYLVLNEVEPDGSATFKIHRNPLVNWLWIGAAIAIAGSIAIMWPHPEIIRPGKQP
- a CDS encoding ABC transporter ATP-binding protein, with the protein product MSEAALRARGLVKRFGALAALRGVDLEVGRGTIHAILGPNGAGKTTLLRILAGLSRPSGGEVKLVESTGNEVEPRKARSVIGYVGHATLLYSELSARENLLFAAKLYGVTGARERADALLEAEGLFEVAEVRVGTFSRGMAQRLAIARACIHDPQIILLDEPFTGLDRRAADRLAARLDTLRSQSRALVLITHDLRRAAELADRVDTLIRGKVAFRASGAEITPENLEASVLGPAQAGGIGA